A window of the Hordeum vulgare subsp. vulgare chromosome 5H, MorexV3_pseudomolecules_assembly, whole genome shotgun sequence genome harbors these coding sequences:
- the LOC123399516 gene encoding flocculation protein FLO11-like, with translation MAGLPRFVGPLVVLLLLVSPAQPTPYSDNLQDACNKTLFPKVCIQSLTTNPETRTADARRLAELSVYVAKEVGTTVAAFAHHELNGIKDDNLFKCLDGCSDDTEETVAHLSALTREPTNAKFLEVKSWLSATLGGSSTCEESCKDAPISDVKNAVVTKSLEFEKLLRVTLDLITEASGSMSGDVAMPPTAWDASAPGSYGASAPESSESVSAPGSSGSSAPESSDSASAPGSSGSSASDSSDSASAPGSSGSSAPESSDSASAPGSSAPESSDSASAPGSSGSSAPDADAPSSDAPAPSKASTSEGPSADAPSPSYGAASGPTANAPSSSSDAPTSDAPSADAPAPSYGAASGPTANAPSSSSSDADAPSSGAADAPSYGSAGAPSPSGAGAPDADSTE, from the coding sequence ATGGCCGGGCTGCCTCGCTTCGTGGGTCCCCTCGTCGTGCTCCTGCTCCTCGTCTCCCCCGCCCAGCCCACCCCCTACAGCGACAACCTCCAGGACGCGTGCAACAAGACGTTGTTCCCCAAAGTTTGCATCCAGTCGCTGACGACCAACCCGGAGACCCGGACAGCGGACGCGCGCCGGCTGGCGGAGCTGTCCGTGTACGTGGCCAAGGAGGTGGGCACGACGGTGGCAGCGTTCGCTCACCACGAGCTCAACGGTATCAAGGATGACAACCTGTTCAAGTGCCTTGACGGCTGCTCCGACGACACTGAAGAGACAGTGGCGCACCTGAGCGCCCTCACCCGCGAGCCCACCAACGCCAAGTTCCTCGAGGTCAAGTCCTGGCTCTCCGCCACGCTGGGCGGCTCGTCCACCTGCGAGGAGAGCTGCAAGGACGCGCCCATCAGCGATGTCAAGAACGCCGTCGTAACCAAGAGCCTCGAGTTCGAGAAGCTGCTCCGCGTCACGCTAGACCTCATCACCGAGGCGTCTGGATCCATGTCCGGCGACGTCGCCATGCCGCCCACGGCGTGGGACGCCAGCGCTCCAGGATCATACGGCGCCAGCGCACCTGAGTCGTCCGAGAGTGTCAGCGCTCCGGGCTCCTCCGGCTCCAGCGCACCTGAGTCATCTGACAGTGCCAGCGCGCCGGGCTCCTCCGGCTCCAGCGCATCTGATTCATCTGACAGTGCCAGCGCGCCGGGCTCCTCCGGCTCCAGCGCACCTGAGTCATCTGACAGTGCCAGCGCGCCGGGCTCCAGCGCACCCGAGTCGTCTGACAGTGCCAGTGCCCCGGGCTCCTCCGGCTCCAGTGCACCGGATGCCGACGCACCATCCAGTGATGCGCCAGCGCCCTCGAAGGCATCAACTTCCGAGGGACCATCAGCTGACGCACCGTCCCCCTCCTATGGTGCCGCCAGCGGGCCAACTGCCAATGCACCGTCGTCATCCTCGGACGCACCAACCTCCGATGCACCGTCAGCCGACGCGCCGGCCCCCTCCTATGGCGCCGCCAGCGGGCCAACTGCCAATGCaccttcgtcatcgtcatcagaCGCGGACGCGCCATCTTCTGGGGCTGCCGACGCACCATCATATGGTTCTGCCGGCGCACCATCCCCGTCCGGCGCCGGTGCTCCTGATGCAGATTCGACGGAATGA